The sequence TATTAATCACCTAATAATTTGATGTCAATATATTTCTCATATATAACTTATTTAAATAATGATAGAGAAACAAGAGGGTCAATGGGGAGGATTTGACCCGAGTAGATATGTTCTTGTTGACACATAGACGCAAGAATGGGATGCCTGTGGATGAGGCCTCAGCAAGAGcaatggtatgtatatgtatcttcttattttgtttAATCTTTTAGCAATATCAAATCTAAattggtgatttttatttgtagGAACAATTAAATGAACGAACTTCGCAGCAGCCAGAGGCTTCACATAACAGCACTGCAAGGAAAGATATATTCTTGGAAGTCATGGGTGACGAACGAGATGGCCGTGTCCGCACTTACGGGTTAGGTCCCTCTCCTTCTAATATATGGGGCACAACATCCCACAGTGTCCAGTCCCAAGGGATGACCTCCAATGCTCAGAAGATAGATGAACAATATGAGGAATTGCATGCTGAAATATCTTCCCTAAGAGAAACTATGGCTGATAGAGATGCTCAAATATCTTCACTAAGAGAAACTATGGCTGATAGAGATGCTCAAATATCTTCATTAAGACAAACTATGACAACATTGATGGCTACCATAACGAATCCAAGCATTAATCTAGCTACATTACTAGGTGTTTCAGCTAATCCCAACTTGAaccaaccctcctcatcatcaagccACTTGGTTCCAACCCCTCGAgtaattataatatatacatgtatatttttatGTGTAATATGTTTTCAATTATACATAGTTCGAGCTATATACAAGAATTAacattgatttatcatttgtaGAGAGACTTGGTGAATAAGGGGAATTCTACGAGTTGCACTAATGTGACTCAAGTTCTTCTTAAGAGTATTGTAAGGCCTGGGGATACTGTAGCTAAAGGAACCGTTTTAAGCACGGATCCATTGACAAAAGTAGGGGGCAAAAACTTGGAGTTAGTTTCTGGGAAGTATCTGTTCAAGTGTCAATGGTACGTGATGAGGATTTGATAAGGACCCATGGACGATATAAAACAATTGGGGATGCAATTGGAACGAGTATTGCTTGGCCCACTACTTTATGTAtggtaatttattattattattattattattgttttttaagCAATAGAACTTATTGTATGAGATTGTGAATagtaattgatttatttttgttattttttgtagGTTGCAGACAGAAATGGATGATGACTACATGAGAGAAGTTTTTATTAAGTATTCGGAACTGTAAACATCTTTTGTAAGTGGGGGTAGTAGGGATCTGTGGTTTCAGACTTTTGGATTGAGTTAGACACATCTaaacaatttatttttatcttagtttaattatagagggcacatctaaactcatccaatctctttaatttaatcttagttttataagattatgatttgtgatttgaattttgcatttgcatgtctttaatttaatctcttctgtttcttttttttctttttcttttttacatgtgGTCACTTAGTCATCATATTTGTAGGGTAAGAGTTCCTATCATACCTTTTAGTAAATTTGCAtataagtcttaggctccatttgg is a genomic window of Magnolia sinica isolate HGM2019 chromosome 15, MsV1, whole genome shotgun sequence containing:
- the LOC131227455 gene encoding uncharacterized protein LOC131227455 codes for the protein MKSFARIREEERNKRVNGEDLTRVDMFLLTHRRKNGMPVDEASARAMEQLNERTSQQPEASHNSTARKDIFLEVMGDERDGRVRTYGLGPSPSNIWGTTSHSVQSQGMTSNAQKIDEQYEELHAEISSLRETMADRDAQISSLRETMADRDAQISSLRQTMTTLMATITNPSINLATLLGVSANPNLNQPSSSSSHLVPTPRRDLVNKGNSTSCTNVTQVLLKSIVRPGDTVAKGTVLSTDPLTKVGGKNLELVSGKYLFKCQWYVMRI